The Syntrophorhabdaceae bacterium genome contains the following window.
ATACCTCAAGATCAATTAAAACCTGGAGGTATTTGTATGAAAGGAAAAATTGCCCATGCAGAGCATGTCAAAAGATATTTTGTGTCCTGGTATCATGCGCCTCATAAAAAAACTTACAAGATATATTATTACAAAGGCGAACCGCTCTTTGATAGACGGATGGCCGAGAAGCTGCTTGCATGCATGCAGGCCGATGTGGAGAAAGGAATATTTCGGATTGAGCAATACACAAAAATACCTTCAGCAGTAGTTACATATTTGAAAGAATGGATAGAGATAATAAAACCAACGCTTTCACCTGCTACATACCTGGATTACATGAACAGCATTAAAAATCATCTCATACCTTTCTTTGACAATCATCCTATTCAGCTTCACGAAATTCAGCACGATACACTTTTGAAGTTACTTAACAGCATAGATCGTGATGGAAAAGGTCAACGGAATGTTATGTATTGTCTCCATGCATGCCTTGATTTTGCGTGGAGATCGGGGCGCATACCGACGATTCCACCCTTCCCCAAGAAAAAGGCTTACAACATTATAGAAACACCAATAGAATGGTTGCCGGAGGATAGGCAAAGATCAGTTATACGGGCAATCCCTCTTGAGCATCAGCCAATATTCTGGTGGATGAAGCAACACCTTAGAAGACCCTGTGAAGCTATGTCGCTGCACAAAGCAGATTTTGACGGGGAGATATTCACAATACACAGGTCATTTTCAGCAAGGCAGTTAGCTAAAAGAACAAAGACAGGGGACATACATTACATACCTATGGTTGATGAATTTATACCTTACGTGGAGATAGAGAAGGAAAAACAAATATCTCATTCGATTGTATCGCCGTTCTTCTTCATAAATCCAACCGGCAAGAAGCAGGGGCAACATTACACACAAACAGTATTGTCTTATCTGTGGCATAGAGCACGTAAGCAAGTAGGAGAATCAATAGCATTATACAAGGG
Protein-coding sequences here:
- a CDS encoding tyrosine-type recombinase/integrase yields the protein MKGKIAHAEHVKRYFVSWYHAPHKKTYKIYYYKGEPLFDRRMAEKLLACMQADVEKGIFRIEQYTKIPSAVVTYLKEWIEIIKPTLSPATYLDYMNSIKNHLIPFFDNHPIQLHEIQHDTLLKLLNSIDRDGKGQRNVMYCLHACLDFAWRSGRIPTIPPFPKKKAYNIIETPIEWLPEDRQRSVIRAIPLEHQPIFWWMKQHLRRPCEAMSLHKADFDGEIFTIHRSFSARQLAKRTKTGDIHYIPMVDEFIPYVEIEKEKQISHSIVSPFFFINPTGKKQGQHYTQTVLSYLWHRARKQVGESIALYKGLKHSSCSQLVNEHGYSIQEVQMATDHARLESVKKYAKVEVSARKALLEKKIIKFKEAGTNLERKRRG